Proteins found in one Zea mays cultivar B73 chromosome 1, Zm-B73-REFERENCE-NAM-5.0, whole genome shotgun sequence genomic segment:
- the LOC100382229 gene encoding probable leucine-rich repeat receptor-like protein kinase At5g49770 isoform X1, whose protein sequence is MRRIMEFGCGAGGCCSAAPPTSFLLSGSVRWAGRPKTAPRGRDLGMQGSARTEQPAAGCSRRTTMGFLLAVAVLLSACAQQCSGTTDSQDTSVLRALMDQWQNAPPSWGQSDDPCGESPWEGVTCGGDKVISIKLSTMGIQGSLAADIGQLSDLQSMDLSFNNELGGVLTPTIGNLKQLTTLILSGCSFHGTIPDELGSLPKLSYMALNSNQFSGKIPASLGNLSSLYWFDIADNQLSGPLPVSTDGGMGLDKLIKTRHFHFNKNQLSGPIPDALFSPEMALIHLLFDGNRFTGNIPDSLGFVSTLEVVRLDRNSLSGQVPLNLNNLTKVIELNLANNQLTGTLPDLTRMDLLNYVDLSNNTFDPSPCPAWFWRLPQLSALIIQSGRLYGTVPTRLFSSPQLNQVILDGNAFNGTLDMGRSISSELSLVSFKDNEFASLTVTSSYNGTLALAGNPVCERLPNTPYCSATQRPLSAPYSTSLVKCYSGSCPAGQSLSPQSCLCAYPYQGVMYFRAPFFHDVANDTAFQELESMLWTKLALTPGSVYLQDPFFNSDAYMQVQVKLFPAGSGAYFNRSEVMRIGFDLSNQTFKPPKEFGPYYFIASPYPFPGSEQSSKSKGVIVGIAVGCGVLFVALAGAAAYAFIQRRRAEKAKEELGGPFASWARSEERGGAPRLKGARWFSYEELKRSTNNFAEANELGYGGYGKVYRGMLPTGQFIAIKRAQQGSMQGGHEFKTEIELLSRVHHKNLVGLLGFCFEQGEQMLVYEFMSGGTLRDSLAGKSGLHLDWKKRLRVALGAARGLAYLHELADPPIIHRDVKSSNILMDEHLTAKVADFGLSKLVSDSERGHVSTQVKGTLGYLDPEYYMSQQLTEKSDVYSFGVVMLELIVAKQPIEKGKYIVREAKRVFDADDAEFCGLKDMVDARIMSTNNHLAAFGKFVQLALRCVDEVATARPSMSEVVKEIEMMLQSEGLSSASTSASTSATEFDVTKGAPRHPYNDPPLPKKDKDVSTDSFEYSGGYSFQSKVEPK, encoded by the exons ATGAGGCGCATCATGGAGTTCGGTTGTGGTGCAGGTGGTTGCTGTTCTGCTGCGCCCCCCACGAGCTTTTTGCTGAGTGGCAGTGTCCGCTGGGCTGGGCGACCTAAAACCGCACCTCGGGGCCGCGACCTCGGCATGCAGGGTTCCGCGCGCACGGAGCAGCCAGCAGCTGGGTGCAGCCGGAGGACGACGATGGGGTTCCTTCTCGCCGTGGCCGTCCTGCTCTCCGCGTGCGCGCAACAGTGCTCGGGCACGACAGACAGCCAGGACA CTTCCGTGCTCCGGGCGTTGATGGATCAGTGGCAGAACGCGCCGCCGTCCTGGGGCCAGTCCGACGATCCCTGCGGAGAGTCGCCGTGGGAGGGCGTGACGTGCGGCGGCGACAAAGTGATCTCCAT AAAACTTTCCACCATGGGCATCCAAGGAAGTCTAGCTGCTGACATAGGCCAGCTCAGTGACCTGCAATCCAT GGACCTGTCATTCAACAACGAACTCGGCGGCGTGCTCACTCCGACCATCGGGAACCTGAAGCAGCTCACCACCTT GATTCTGTCCGGTTGCAGTTTCCATGGCACCATCCCCGATGAGCTAGGAAGCCTGCCAAAGCTGTCCTACAT GGCACTGAATTCGAACCAGTTCTCTGGGAAAATACCAGCTTCGCTGGGAAACCTCTCGAGCCTCTACTGGTTTGACATCGCCGACAATCAGTTGAGCGGTCCCCTGCCGGTCTCGACAGACGGCGGAATGGGTCTAGACAAGCTCATCAAAACCAGACACTT TCACTTCAACAAGAACCAGTTGTCTGGTCCGATCCCCGACGCTCTCTTCAGCCCGGAGATGGCCTTGATCCACTT GCTCTTCGATGGAAACAGATTCACCGGGAATATCCCGGACTCTCTTGGGTTTGTTAGTACACTCGAAGTTGT ACGGCTGGACAGGAATTCCCTTTCTGGCCAAGTACCTTTAAATCTGAATAACCTCACCAAAGTCATTGAACT CAACTTGGCCAACAACCAGCTCACCGGAACATTGCCAGATCTAACTAGGATGGATCTTCTCAATTACGT CGACCTGAGCAACAACACATTTGATCCTTCACCATGCCCGGCGTGGTTTTGGAGGCTGCCACAGCTCTCAGCTTT GATCATACAGTCTGGGAGGCTCTACGGCACCGTGCCGACAAGGCTTTTCAGCAGCCCGCAGTTGAATCAAGT GATCCTCGACGGCAACGCCTTCAACGGCACCCTGGACATGGGCAGGAGCATCAGCAGCGAGCTGAGCCTGGTGAGCTTCAAGGACAACGAGTTCGCCTCCctcacggtgacctccagctacaACGGCACACTTGC GCTGGCCGGGAACCCGGTGTGCGAGCGCCTGCCCAACACGCCCTACTGCAGCGCGACGCAGCGGCCGCTGTCGGCGCCCTACTCGACGAGCCTGGTGAAGTGCTACTCGGGGTCCTGCCCGGCGGGGCAGAGCCTGAGCCCGCAGAGCTGCCTGTGCGCGTACCCGTACCAGGGCGTCATGTACTTCCGCGCGCCCTTCTTCCACGACGTGGCCAACGACACGGCGTTCCAGGAGCTGGAGAGCATGCTGTGGACCAAGCTGGCCCTCACCCCGGGCTCCGTCTACCTGCAGGACCCCTTCTTCAACAGCGACGCCTACATGCAGGTGCAGGTCAAGCTCTTCCCCGCCGGCAGCGGCGCCTACTTCAACCGCTCCGAGGTCATGCGCATCGGCTTCGACCTCAGCAACCAGACGTTCAAGCCGCCCAAGGAGTTCGGCCCCTACTACTTCATCGCATCGCCGTACCCGTTCCCAG GAAGCGAGCAATCGTCGAAGAGCAAGGGCGTCATCGTCGGCATAGCGGTGGGATGCGGCGTCCTGTTCGTTGCGCTCGCCGGAGCAGCCGCCTACGCTTTCATTCAGAGGCGGCGGGCGGAGAAGGCGAAGGAGGAGCTTGGCGGTCCTTTTG CGTCGTGGGCTCGGAGCGAAGAGCGTGGCGGCGCGCCGCGGCTGAAAGGGGCGAGGTGGTTCTCCTACGAGGAGCTGAAGAGGAGCACCAACAACTTCGCCGAGGCGAACGAGCTCGGCTACGGAGGGTACGGCAAGGTTTACAGGGGCATGCTGCCGACGGGGCAGTTCATCGCCATCAAGAGGGCGCAGCAGGGGTCCATGCAGGGCGGGCACGAGTTCAAGACGGAGATCGAGCTGCTCTCGCGCGTGCACCACAAGAACCTCGTCGGCCTCCTCGGCTTCTGCTTCGAGCAGGGGGAGCAGATGCTCGTCTACGAGTTCATGTCAGGCGGCACGCTGCGCGACAGCCTCGCCG GCAAGAGCGGGCTACATCTCGACTGGAAGAAGCGGCTCCGGGTGGCGCTTGGCGCGGCGCGCGGGCTGGCCTACCTCCACGAGCTCGCCGACCCGCCAATCATCCACCGGGACGTCAAGTCCAGCAACATCCTCATGGACGAGCACCTCACGGCCAAGGTCGCCGACTTCGGCCTCTCCAAGCTAGTGTCCGACAGCGAGAGGGGCCACGTCAGCACGCAAGTGAAAGGAACACTG GGCTATCTGGACCCTGAGTACTACATGTCCCAGCAGCTGACCGAGAAGAGCGACGTCTACAGCTTCGGCGTGGTCATGCTGGAGCTGATCGTCGCGAAGCAGCCGATCGAGAAGGGCAAGTACATCGTCCGCGAGGCGAAGAGGGTGTTCGACGCCGACGACGCCGAGTTCTGCGGGCTCAAGGACATGGTAGACGCAAGGATCATGAGCACCAATAACCACCTCGCGGCGTTCGGCAAGTTCGTCCAGCTGGCCCTCAGGTGCGTCGACGAGGTGGCCACAGCCCGGCCGTCCATGAGCGAGGTCGTCAAGGAGATCGAGATGATGCTGCAGAGCGAGGGGCTCAGCAGCGCCTCCACGTCTGCCTCGACGTCCGCGACCGAGTTCGACGTTACGAAGGGGGCTCCTCGCCACCCGTACAACGATCCTCCCCTCCCTAAAAAGGACAAGGACGTGAGCACCGACTCCTTCGAGTACAGCGGAGGATATTCTTTCCAATCAAAGGTCGAACCGAAGTAG
- the LOC100382229 gene encoding probable leucine-rich repeat receptor-like protein kinase At5g49770 isoform X2, whose product MQGSARTEQPAAGCSRRTTMGFLLAVAVLLSACAQQCSGTTDSQDTSVLRALMDQWQNAPPSWGQSDDPCGESPWEGVTCGGDKVISIKLSTMGIQGSLAADIGQLSDLQSMDLSFNNELGGVLTPTIGNLKQLTTLILSGCSFHGTIPDELGSLPKLSYMALNSNQFSGKIPASLGNLSSLYWFDIADNQLSGPLPVSTDGGMGLDKLIKTRHFHFNKNQLSGPIPDALFSPEMALIHLLFDGNRFTGNIPDSLGFVSTLEVVRLDRNSLSGQVPLNLNNLTKVIELNLANNQLTGTLPDLTRMDLLNYVDLSNNTFDPSPCPAWFWRLPQLSALIIQSGRLYGTVPTRLFSSPQLNQVILDGNAFNGTLDMGRSISSELSLVSFKDNEFASLTVTSSYNGTLALAGNPVCERLPNTPYCSATQRPLSAPYSTSLVKCYSGSCPAGQSLSPQSCLCAYPYQGVMYFRAPFFHDVANDTAFQELESMLWTKLALTPGSVYLQDPFFNSDAYMQVQVKLFPAGSGAYFNRSEVMRIGFDLSNQTFKPPKEFGPYYFIASPYPFPGSEQSSKSKGVIVGIAVGCGVLFVALAGAAAYAFIQRRRAEKAKEELGGPFASWARSEERGGAPRLKGARWFSYEELKRSTNNFAEANELGYGGYGKVYRGMLPTGQFIAIKRAQQGSMQGGHEFKTEIELLSRVHHKNLVGLLGFCFEQGEQMLVYEFMSGGTLRDSLAGKSGLHLDWKKRLRVALGAARGLAYLHELADPPIIHRDVKSSNILMDEHLTAKVADFGLSKLVSDSERGHVSTQVKGTLGYLDPEYYMSQQLTEKSDVYSFGVVMLELIVAKQPIEKGKYIVREAKRVFDADDAEFCGLKDMVDARIMSTNNHLAAFGKFVQLALRCVDEVATARPSMSEVVKEIEMMLQSEGLSSASTSASTSATEFDVTKGAPRHPYNDPPLPKKDKDVSTDSFEYSGGYSFQSKVEPK is encoded by the exons ATGCAGGGTTCCGCGCGCACGGAGCAGCCAGCAGCTGGGTGCAGCCGGAGGACGACGATGGGGTTCCTTCTCGCCGTGGCCGTCCTGCTCTCCGCGTGCGCGCAACAGTGCTCGGGCACGACAGACAGCCAGGACA CTTCCGTGCTCCGGGCGTTGATGGATCAGTGGCAGAACGCGCCGCCGTCCTGGGGCCAGTCCGACGATCCCTGCGGAGAGTCGCCGTGGGAGGGCGTGACGTGCGGCGGCGACAAAGTGATCTCCAT AAAACTTTCCACCATGGGCATCCAAGGAAGTCTAGCTGCTGACATAGGCCAGCTCAGTGACCTGCAATCCAT GGACCTGTCATTCAACAACGAACTCGGCGGCGTGCTCACTCCGACCATCGGGAACCTGAAGCAGCTCACCACCTT GATTCTGTCCGGTTGCAGTTTCCATGGCACCATCCCCGATGAGCTAGGAAGCCTGCCAAAGCTGTCCTACAT GGCACTGAATTCGAACCAGTTCTCTGGGAAAATACCAGCTTCGCTGGGAAACCTCTCGAGCCTCTACTGGTTTGACATCGCCGACAATCAGTTGAGCGGTCCCCTGCCGGTCTCGACAGACGGCGGAATGGGTCTAGACAAGCTCATCAAAACCAGACACTT TCACTTCAACAAGAACCAGTTGTCTGGTCCGATCCCCGACGCTCTCTTCAGCCCGGAGATGGCCTTGATCCACTT GCTCTTCGATGGAAACAGATTCACCGGGAATATCCCGGACTCTCTTGGGTTTGTTAGTACACTCGAAGTTGT ACGGCTGGACAGGAATTCCCTTTCTGGCCAAGTACCTTTAAATCTGAATAACCTCACCAAAGTCATTGAACT CAACTTGGCCAACAACCAGCTCACCGGAACATTGCCAGATCTAACTAGGATGGATCTTCTCAATTACGT CGACCTGAGCAACAACACATTTGATCCTTCACCATGCCCGGCGTGGTTTTGGAGGCTGCCACAGCTCTCAGCTTT GATCATACAGTCTGGGAGGCTCTACGGCACCGTGCCGACAAGGCTTTTCAGCAGCCCGCAGTTGAATCAAGT GATCCTCGACGGCAACGCCTTCAACGGCACCCTGGACATGGGCAGGAGCATCAGCAGCGAGCTGAGCCTGGTGAGCTTCAAGGACAACGAGTTCGCCTCCctcacggtgacctccagctacaACGGCACACTTGC GCTGGCCGGGAACCCGGTGTGCGAGCGCCTGCCCAACACGCCCTACTGCAGCGCGACGCAGCGGCCGCTGTCGGCGCCCTACTCGACGAGCCTGGTGAAGTGCTACTCGGGGTCCTGCCCGGCGGGGCAGAGCCTGAGCCCGCAGAGCTGCCTGTGCGCGTACCCGTACCAGGGCGTCATGTACTTCCGCGCGCCCTTCTTCCACGACGTGGCCAACGACACGGCGTTCCAGGAGCTGGAGAGCATGCTGTGGACCAAGCTGGCCCTCACCCCGGGCTCCGTCTACCTGCAGGACCCCTTCTTCAACAGCGACGCCTACATGCAGGTGCAGGTCAAGCTCTTCCCCGCCGGCAGCGGCGCCTACTTCAACCGCTCCGAGGTCATGCGCATCGGCTTCGACCTCAGCAACCAGACGTTCAAGCCGCCCAAGGAGTTCGGCCCCTACTACTTCATCGCATCGCCGTACCCGTTCCCAG GAAGCGAGCAATCGTCGAAGAGCAAGGGCGTCATCGTCGGCATAGCGGTGGGATGCGGCGTCCTGTTCGTTGCGCTCGCCGGAGCAGCCGCCTACGCTTTCATTCAGAGGCGGCGGGCGGAGAAGGCGAAGGAGGAGCTTGGCGGTCCTTTTG CGTCGTGGGCTCGGAGCGAAGAGCGTGGCGGCGCGCCGCGGCTGAAAGGGGCGAGGTGGTTCTCCTACGAGGAGCTGAAGAGGAGCACCAACAACTTCGCCGAGGCGAACGAGCTCGGCTACGGAGGGTACGGCAAGGTTTACAGGGGCATGCTGCCGACGGGGCAGTTCATCGCCATCAAGAGGGCGCAGCAGGGGTCCATGCAGGGCGGGCACGAGTTCAAGACGGAGATCGAGCTGCTCTCGCGCGTGCACCACAAGAACCTCGTCGGCCTCCTCGGCTTCTGCTTCGAGCAGGGGGAGCAGATGCTCGTCTACGAGTTCATGTCAGGCGGCACGCTGCGCGACAGCCTCGCCG GCAAGAGCGGGCTACATCTCGACTGGAAGAAGCGGCTCCGGGTGGCGCTTGGCGCGGCGCGCGGGCTGGCCTACCTCCACGAGCTCGCCGACCCGCCAATCATCCACCGGGACGTCAAGTCCAGCAACATCCTCATGGACGAGCACCTCACGGCCAAGGTCGCCGACTTCGGCCTCTCCAAGCTAGTGTCCGACAGCGAGAGGGGCCACGTCAGCACGCAAGTGAAAGGAACACTG GGCTATCTGGACCCTGAGTACTACATGTCCCAGCAGCTGACCGAGAAGAGCGACGTCTACAGCTTCGGCGTGGTCATGCTGGAGCTGATCGTCGCGAAGCAGCCGATCGAGAAGGGCAAGTACATCGTCCGCGAGGCGAAGAGGGTGTTCGACGCCGACGACGCCGAGTTCTGCGGGCTCAAGGACATGGTAGACGCAAGGATCATGAGCACCAATAACCACCTCGCGGCGTTCGGCAAGTTCGTCCAGCTGGCCCTCAGGTGCGTCGACGAGGTGGCCACAGCCCGGCCGTCCATGAGCGAGGTCGTCAAGGAGATCGAGATGATGCTGCAGAGCGAGGGGCTCAGCAGCGCCTCCACGTCTGCCTCGACGTCCGCGACCGAGTTCGACGTTACGAAGGGGGCTCCTCGCCACCCGTACAACGATCCTCCCCTCCCTAAAAAGGACAAGGACGTGAGCACCGACTCCTTCGAGTACAGCGGAGGATATTCTTTCCAATCAAAGGTCGAACCGAAGTAG
- the LOC100278369 gene encoding Probable dolichyl pyrophosphate Man9GlcNAc2 alpha-1,3-glucosyltransferase codes for MAKPRKTRTSAPDPPVAAVRLPWHTPAPAVPTAVLISLAALLIRVLVSVGPYSGQGAAPKFGDYEAQRHWMELTLHLTPADWYRNTSDNDLAYWGLDYPPLSAYQSLLHGRIINTSLPEAVALRSSRGYESMESKLLMRWTVLSSDLLVFFPSALWFVWAYMKLGVGISGEERREGWMWLLALVLISPCLVLIDHGHFQYNCISLGLTLGAIAGVLSKNELVGASLFTLAINHKQMSLYFAPAFFSHLLGKCLKQKYPIVEVTKLAFVVLGTFALVWWPFLHSYEAVQQVLSRLAPFERGIYEDYVANFWCSTSVIIKWKKLFAIKPLKLMSLSATILAFLPSFVQQVKSPSNLGFLYSLMNNSFSFYLFSYQVHEKSILLPLLPASLLALEEPRMYGWFVYFALFSMYPLICRDQLLLQYIAVLSLFFLIYYSPGGSYGKRSNISCKAKLVLSLPFLCSLLLHITYLQIEPPKRYPFLFDALIMFVCFSQFVILAVYTNYKQWMLDSNSRSIGVKKDL; via the exons ATGGCGAAGCCGAGGAAAACCCGCACCTCGGCTCCAGATCCGCCCGTAGCCGCCGTTCGGCTTCCGTGGCACACACCGGCGCCGGCGGTCCCCACGGCCGTTCTGATCTCGCTCGCTGCCCTCCTCATCCGCGTGCTGGTTTCCGTGGGCCCCTACTCCGGTCAGGGTGCGGCGCCTAAGTTCGGCGACTATGAGGCGCAGCGGCACTGGATGGAGCTCACACTCCATCTCACGCCCGCCGACTGGTACCGCAACACCTCCGACAATGACCTTGCCTACTGGGGCCTGGACTACCCGCCCCTCTCCGCCTACCAGAGCCTCCTCCACGGCCGCATCATCAACACCTCACTCCCCGAGGCCGTCGCTCTCCGCTCCTCCCGTGGCTACGAATCTATGGAATC GAAGTTGCTGATGCGGTGGACGGTGCTGTCATCGGATCTGTTGGTGTTCTTCCCATCTGCTTTGTGGTTTGTGTGGGCGTACATGAAACTTGGAGTCGGTATTAGTGGAGAGGAGAGACGGGAGGGGTGGATGTGGCTGCTAGCCTTGGTCCTGATCAGTCCTTGCTTGGTATTGATCGATCATGGCCATTTTCAG TATAATTGCATTAGCCTTGGACTTACGCTCGGAGCAATTGCTGGTGTTTTGTCGAAGAATGAGCTTGTTGGTGCATCTCTCTTCACTCTCGCAATCAATCACAAACAG ATGAGCCTGTACTTTGCACCAGCTTTTTTTAGCCATCTTCTGGGGAAGTGCCTCAAACAGAAATATCCTATTGTCGAAGTAACAAAACTTGCTTTCGTGGTCTTGGGAACTTTTGCTCTTGTCTGGTGGCCATTTTTGCATTCTTATGAGGCTGTCCAACAG GTTCTCTCTCGATTAGCTCCATTTGAGAGAGGCATATATGAGGATTATGTTGCAAACTTCTGGTGTAGTACTTCAGTTATTATCAAGTGGAAGAAATTGTTCGCGATAAAGCCATTGAAACTTATGAGTCTATCTGCTACCATACTGGCTTTCTTGCCTTCATTCGTTCAGCAAGTCAAGTCTCCAAGTAATCTTGGCTTCCTTTATTCTCTGATGAACAACTCTTTCTCTTTCTACCTATTCTCATACCAAG TTCATGAGAAATCAATTTTGCTTCCTCTTTTACCTGCAAGTCTTTTAGCACTGGAAGAACCTCGGATGTACGGATGGTTCGTGTACTTTGCCCTTTTCTCAATGTACCCACTTATCTGCCGTGATCAGCTTCTTCTACAATACATAGCTGTTCTTAGCCTATTCTTTCTGATATACTACTCACCTGGCGGAAGCTACGGAAAGAGATCAAACATTTCATGCAAGGCAAAGTTAGTTCTTAGCTTGCCATTTTTATGCTCACTTCTACTTCACATTACCTACCTGCAAATAGAGCCTCCCAAGAGGTATCCCTTCCTCTTTGATGCACTGATAATGTTCGTCTGTTTTTCACAATTTGTCATCTTAGCTGTGTACACCAACTATAAGCAATGGATGTTGGACTCAAATTCTAGATCCATAGGTGTGAAGAAGGATctgtga
- the LOC100278369 gene encoding probable dolichyl pyrophosphate Man9GlcNAc2 alpha-1,3-glucosyltransferase isoform X1 yields the protein MAKPRKTRTSAPDPPVAAVRLPWHTPAPAVPTAVLISLAALLIRVLVSVGPYSGQGAAPKFGDYEAQRHWMELTLHLTPADWYRNTSDNDLAYWGLDYPPLSAYQSLLHGRIINTSLPEAVALRSSRGYESMESKLLMRWTVLSSDLLVFFPSALWFVWAYMKLGVGISGEERREGWMWLLALVLISPCLVLIDHGHFQYNCISLGLTLGAIAGVLSKNELVGASLFTLAINHKQMSLYFAPAFFSHLLGKCLKQKYPIVEVTKLAFVVLGTFALVWWPFLHSYEAVQQVLSRLAPFERGIYEDYVANFWCSTSVIIKWKKLFAIKPLKLMSLSATILAFLPSFVQQVKSPSNLGFLYSLMNNSFSFYLFSYQVHEKSILLPLLPASLLALEEPRMYGWFVYFALFSMYPLICRDQLLLQYIAVLSLFFLIYYSPGGSYGKRSNISCKANCVHQL from the exons ATGGCGAAGCCGAGGAAAACCCGCACCTCGGCTCCAGATCCGCCCGTAGCCGCCGTTCGGCTTCCGTGGCACACACCGGCGCCGGCGGTCCCCACGGCCGTTCTGATCTCGCTCGCTGCCCTCCTCATCCGCGTGCTGGTTTCCGTGGGCCCCTACTCCGGTCAGGGTGCGGCGCCTAAGTTCGGCGACTATGAGGCGCAGCGGCACTGGATGGAGCTCACACTCCATCTCACGCCCGCCGACTGGTACCGCAACACCTCCGACAATGACCTTGCCTACTGGGGCCTGGACTACCCGCCCCTCTCCGCCTACCAGAGCCTCCTCCACGGCCGCATCATCAACACCTCACTCCCCGAGGCCGTCGCTCTCCGCTCCTCCCGTGGCTACGAATCTATGGAATC GAAGTTGCTGATGCGGTGGACGGTGCTGTCATCGGATCTGTTGGTGTTCTTCCCATCTGCTTTGTGGTTTGTGTGGGCGTACATGAAACTTGGAGTCGGTATTAGTGGAGAGGAGAGACGGGAGGGGTGGATGTGGCTGCTAGCCTTGGTCCTGATCAGTCCTTGCTTGGTATTGATCGATCATGGCCATTTTCAG TATAATTGCATTAGCCTTGGACTTACGCTCGGAGCAATTGCTGGTGTTTTGTCGAAGAATGAGCTTGTTGGTGCATCTCTCTTCACTCTCGCAATCAATCACAAACAG ATGAGCCTGTACTTTGCACCAGCTTTTTTTAGCCATCTTCTGGGGAAGTGCCTCAAACAGAAATATCCTATTGTCGAAGTAACAAAACTTGCTTTCGTGGTCTTGGGAACTTTTGCTCTTGTCTGGTGGCCATTTTTGCATTCTTATGAGGCTGTCCAACAG GTTCTCTCTCGATTAGCTCCATTTGAGAGAGGCATATATGAGGATTATGTTGCAAACTTCTGGTGTAGTACTTCAGTTATTATCAAGTGGAAGAAATTGTTCGCGATAAAGCCATTGAAACTTATGAGTCTATCTGCTACCATACTGGCTTTCTTGCCTTCATTCGTTCAGCAAGTCAAGTCTCCAAGTAATCTTGGCTTCCTTTATTCTCTGATGAACAACTCTTTCTCTTTCTACCTATTCTCATACCAAG TTCATGAGAAATCAATTTTGCTTCCTCTTTTACCTGCAAGTCTTTTAGCACTGGAAGAACCTCGGATGTACGGATGGTTCGTGTACTTTGCCCTTTTCTCAATGTACCCACTTATCTGCCGTGATCAGCTTCTTCTACAATACATAGCTGTTCTTAGCCTATTCTTTCTGATATACTACTCACCTGGCGGAAGCTACGGAAAGAGATCAAACATTTCATGCAAGGCAAA CTGTGTACACCAACTATAA